A stretch of the Aminipila terrae genome encodes the following:
- a CDS encoding indolepyruvate oxidoreductase subunit beta encodes MSEVKNILLVGVGGQGTILASKILSEGLVEAGYDVKMSEIHGMSQRGGNVSTQIRYGKKVYSPIVGKGEADVIVAFEKMEALRWIEYLRKDGKMVINDFEIPSVPILMGQAEYPQGILEELSENVAVLVIKAAEIAENLGNSKAMNIVLLGALVKAMNVEGVDWKKAIQNNVKKGFEELNLKAFDTGYNL; translated from the coding sequence ATGAGTGAAGTGAAAAATATTCTATTAGTAGGTGTTGGCGGACAGGGCACTATTTTAGCCAGCAAAATCCTGTCAGAGGGTCTGGTTGAAGCCGGATATGATGTAAAAATGTCAGAAATTCACGGAATGTCACAGCGAGGCGGAAATGTAAGTACACAAATCCGATATGGAAAAAAAGTATACTCACCTATCGTTGGAAAAGGTGAAGCTGATGTTATCGTAGCCTTTGAAAAAATGGAAGCACTGAGGTGGATTGAATATCTGAGAAAAGACGGAAAGATGGTAATAAATGACTTTGAAATTCCTTCTGTACCTATTTTAATGGGCCAGGCAGAGTATCCTCAGGGGATTTTAGAAGAACTGTCTGAAAATGTTGCTGTTCTGGTTATAAAGGCTGCTGAAATTGCAGAGAACCTTGGAAACAGTAAAGCTATGAATATTGTTTTACTGGGAGCATTAGTAAAAGCAATGAATGTAGAAGGAGTAGATTGGAAGAAGGCTATTCAAAATAATGTAAAAAAAGGTTTTGAAGAACTGAATCTAAAAGCCTTTGATACAGGCTATAATCTTTAA
- the iorA gene encoding indolepyruvate ferredoxin oxidoreductase subunit alpha: MKTIMTGNEAVARGAYEGGLVFASAYPGTPSTEILENIVNYKDDIYCEWAPNEKVAMEAAIGASVAGVRSMAAMKHVGVNVAADPLFTFAYTGVTGGCVLVSADDPGMHSSQNEQDNRNYAAAARVLMLEPSDSQESKDFMRLGLELSEIFDTPVLLRMTTRVCHSKGLVELGDRVEMPVIPYEKNIKKFVATPANGKVMRKNLVQRLKAMEAYANTAEINKPEYNGDEIGIITSGVSYQYAREVFGDEVSYLKLGMTFPMPMDLIKQFAGKVKKIYVIEEMDPYIENHLKMAGIQFIGKEVIPEYDELNPDIVRKAVFGEREEGIKVSQEAVVRPPTLCAGCPHRGFFYALSKKKNVMITGDIGCYTLGSAPPLSAIDTCFCMGGSISSGHGAAQALRKTGNHDLKVVSVIGDSTFFHSGINSLMDVVYNKGCNTSVILDNRITGMTGHQQNPGTGYTLMGEGTEEVDIPKLCQAIGMKEENIYIVNPNKLDEVNKALDEAMAKDEPTVIITKWPCILKKFSPQDKKEFDLSPKKCSINQDKCKKCKLCVGVGCPAIHSGDNIEIDKVSCTGCAVCKQVCPFNAIEEV; the protein is encoded by the coding sequence ATGAAAACCATTATGACAGGAAATGAAGCAGTTGCAAGAGGAGCCTATGAGGGCGGACTTGTTTTTGCATCTGCTTATCCGGGAACTCCAAGTACCGAAATACTGGAAAACATAGTAAACTATAAGGATGATATTTATTGCGAATGGGCTCCCAATGAAAAAGTTGCCATGGAAGCAGCTATTGGAGCTTCTGTTGCTGGAGTCAGATCTATGGCGGCTATGAAGCATGTTGGAGTAAATGTTGCTGCAGATCCGTTGTTTACATTTGCTTATACAGGAGTGACCGGTGGATGCGTATTAGTCTCAGCAGACGATCCGGGCATGCACAGTTCTCAAAATGAACAGGATAATCGAAACTATGCAGCAGCTGCAAGAGTTTTGATGCTGGAACCGTCTGATAGTCAGGAATCGAAAGATTTTATGCGATTAGGCCTTGAGCTTTCAGAAATATTTGATACACCAGTTTTACTGAGGATGACTACCAGAGTCTGTCACAGCAAGGGTCTGGTTGAGCTGGGTGATCGAGTGGAAATGCCAGTTATTCCATACGAAAAAAACATTAAGAAATTTGTGGCAACTCCTGCTAATGGAAAAGTCATGAGAAAAAATCTGGTGCAGAGGCTGAAAGCTATGGAAGCTTATGCAAATACTGCAGAAATAAACAAACCGGAATACAACGGAGATGAAATTGGTATTATTACTTCAGGAGTCTCTTATCAATATGCCAGAGAAGTTTTCGGGGACGAAGTTTCCTATTTGAAATTAGGAATGACTTTCCCTATGCCTATGGATCTTATTAAACAATTTGCTGGTAAGGTAAAAAAGATTTATGTCATAGAAGAAATGGACCCATACATAGAAAATCACCTAAAGATGGCAGGAATCCAATTTATAGGCAAGGAAGTGATACCTGAATATGATGAGCTGAATCCTGATATCGTCAGAAAAGCTGTTTTTGGTGAAAGAGAAGAAGGTATTAAAGTAAGTCAGGAGGCTGTTGTAAGACCACCTACCCTTTGTGCAGGATGCCCTCACCGAGGCTTCTTCTATGCGTTGAGCAAGAAAAAGAATGTAATGATCACTGGAGACATTGGCTGTTATACACTAGGCTCCGCACCTCCACTTTCTGCTATTGATACTTGTTTCTGCATGGGGGGAAGTATCAGCTCAGGACATGGGGCTGCCCAGGCATTAAGGAAAACAGGGAATCATGATTTAAAGGTAGTATCTGTAATTGGTGATTCAACATTTTTCCATTCAGGCATTAACAGTCTGATGGATGTAGTTTATAACAAAGGATGTAATACTTCTGTTATATTGGATAATCGTATCACTGGTATGACAGGACATCAGCAGAATCCTGGTACAGGATATACTCTCATGGGCGAAGGAACGGAAGAAGTAGACATTCCAAAACTTTGTCAGGCTATTGGTATGAAAGAAGAAAATATTTATATCGTAAATCCAAATAAACTTGATGAAGTAAATAAAGCTCTGGATGAAGCCATGGCTAAGGATGAACCTACAGTTATTATTACAAAATGGCCGTGTATATTAAAGAAGTTTAGTCCGCAGGATAAAAAGGAATTTGATTTATCTCCAAAAAAATGTTCAATTAATCAGGATAAGTGCAAAAAATGTAAGTTGTGTGTAGGGGTTGGATGTCCTGCTATCCATTCAGGGGATAACATTGAAATCGATAAGGTATCCTGCACAGGCTGTGCTGTCTGCAAACAGGTTTGTCCATTTAACGCAATTGAGGAGGTATAG
- the miaB gene encoding tRNA (N6-isopentenyl adenosine(37)-C2)-methylthiotransferase MiaB, producing the protein MSKDNNKRKYHIITFGCQMNEHDSETMAGMLNEKGFEPEEEKNNADIVIINTCSVRENADNRFFGTLGQLKKIKEANPEFVACVCGCMMQQQHIIDQVKSKYPWVDLVFGTHNIHQFPQLLDNVINERKKIVDVWQDGGAIVEGLPAKRLYDFKALVNIMYGCNNFCTYCIVPYTRGRERSRRPEEIIKEVKELVATGAKEITLLGQNVNSYGVSKYEDGYCASEENGMDFADLIYALNEIEGLERMKFMTSHPKDLSDKLIQAFKDCDKLCNSIHLPVQAGSDNILKRMNRKYTKADYLVLIDKLRTAVPDMAITTDLIVGFPGETEEDFMETMDLIEKVRYDSAFTFIYSIRKGTPAENYEEQVPEEVKHDRFNRLLERINEISGEINKTYEGTIQKVLVEGPSTSKKGEDTLAGRTESGKLVNFPGSEELVGQIVNVKITQGKQFNLKGIIEA; encoded by the coding sequence TTGAGTAAAGATAACAATAAGAGAAAATATCACATCATCACTTTCGGCTGTCAGATGAATGAGCATGACTCTGAAACCATGGCTGGAATGCTGAATGAAAAAGGTTTTGAACCAGAAGAAGAAAAAAATAATGCGGACATTGTTATAATAAATACCTGCAGTGTCAGAGAAAATGCAGACAATAGATTTTTTGGTACATTAGGACAATTGAAGAAGATAAAAGAAGCAAACCCGGAGTTTGTTGCCTGTGTGTGCGGATGCATGATGCAGCAGCAGCATATCATTGACCAGGTGAAAAGTAAATATCCATGGGTAGACTTGGTATTTGGAACTCACAATATCCACCAGTTTCCCCAGTTACTTGATAATGTTATCAATGAAAGAAAGAAAATTGTGGACGTCTGGCAGGATGGGGGAGCCATTGTTGAGGGCTTGCCTGCTAAGAGGCTTTATGATTTTAAGGCATTAGTTAATATCATGTATGGATGTAACAACTTCTGCACTTATTGCATTGTTCCATACACCAGAGGCAGGGAAAGAAGCAGAAGACCTGAAGAAATCATTAAAGAGGTAAAAGAACTGGTTGCAACAGGAGCCAAAGAAATCACCTTGCTTGGTCAGAATGTAAACTCCTATGGGGTAAGCAAATATGAGGACGGATATTGTGCTTCTGAAGAAAATGGTATGGACTTCGCTGATTTGATTTATGCTCTAAATGAAATAGAAGGCCTGGAAAGAATGAAGTTTATGACTTCTCATCCAAAAGATTTGTCAGATAAACTGATTCAGGCATTCAAAGATTGTGACAAGCTTTGTAATTCCATACATCTTCCGGTACAAGCAGGAAGTGATAACATACTTAAGAGAATGAACCGCAAATATACTAAAGCAGATTACTTAGTGCTTATTGATAAACTAAGAACTGCCGTACCAGACATGGCCATTACCACGGATTTAATTGTGGGATTCCCTGGAGAAACAGAAGAAGATTTCATGGAAACCATGGATTTAATTGAAAAAGTCAGATACGATTCTGCTTTTACTTTTATTTACTCCATCCGAAAAGGAACTCCCGCAGAGAATTATGAGGAACAGGTTCCGGAGGAAGTGAAGCATGACAGGTTTAACAGGCTTCTGGAAAGAATCAATGAGATCTCAGGGGAAATAAATAAAACCTATGAAGGAACTATTCAGAAGGTTTTGGTAGAAGGGCCAAGCACCAGTAAGAAGGGTGAAGATACCCTGGCAGGAAGGACTGAATCGGGAAAACTTGTAAACTTCCCGGGAAGTGAAGAACTGGTAGGACAGATTGTTAATGTGAAAATAACTCAGGGAAAACAATTTAATTTGAAGGGTATCATTGAAGCTTAA
- a CDS encoding glycine-rich domain-containing protein → MSIKINDKNLSKMYIGTPITDATKIQMSSTDSKTVAEAINENKENVTQINKSLSWETDRRTDADEALSTRITSEEQIRSQTDMNLQNQIKTNKSAENVYITETTRNLYGISSTDASVDKTLQRIKNIQKDLTVLASSGTYTVPAGVNVIDVFLCGGGGGGGGGSYGQAGGGGGGGECYFFPKIPVTPGQSFNVVVGAGGTAGNPGGFGSFSSYMASNGSDGGNTSFGYFTVYGGKGGYANGNGGNGNGGGGVGSSNASLPGANGGSSANFTGGGGSSDRNPGINTQKDYPTFYGRVFGGGGGGGGSHGGTTGGLGGNSNAGNGGAGSAYTPASPGANGTATTGGGAGGGGGVSNSNVSSALGGAGGTGGSGVVVIGYYA, encoded by the coding sequence ATGTCTATCAAAATAAATGACAAAAATTTAAGTAAAATGTACATAGGAACTCCAATTACGGATGCAACTAAAATACAAATGTCTAGTACCGATTCTAAAACAGTTGCAGAAGCGATAAATGAAAATAAAGAGAATGTTACTCAGATAAATAAATCATTAAGCTGGGAAACGGATAGGCGCACAGATGCAGATGAAGCATTAAGTACACGAATTACTTCAGAGGAACAGATACGTAGTCAAACGGATATGAACTTACAAAACCAAATTAAAACAAATAAATCGGCTGAAAATGTTTATATCACTGAAACCACTAGAAACTTATATGGGATATCCTCAACTGATGCTAGTGTAGACAAAACTCTGCAACGTATAAAAAACATACAAAAAGACTTAACAGTTTTAGCATCATCAGGCACTTATACGGTTCCTGCAGGAGTTAACGTTATCGATGTATTCTTGTGTGGCGGAGGTGGAGGCGGAGGTGGAGGTAGCTATGGCCAAGCCGGTGGAGGTGGGGGCGGCGGTGAATGCTACTTCTTCCCAAAGATTCCAGTTACTCCAGGTCAAAGTTTTAATGTTGTGGTTGGAGCTGGAGGAACTGCCGGCAATCCTGGCGGTTTCGGTAGTTTTTCAAGTTACATGGCCTCTAATGGCAGTGATGGGGGCAATACATCATTTGGCTATTTTACCGTTTACGGTGGAAAAGGTGGCTATGCAAATGGTAACGGAGGAAACGGAAACGGAGGCGGTGGTGTAGGCTCAAGTAACGCTTCACTTCCAGGTGCGAACGGAGGTAGTTCTGCCAATTTTACAGGAGGTGGTGGCAGTTCAGACAGAAATCCAGGAATAAATACCCAGAAAGATTATCCAACATTTTATGGAAGAGTTTTTGGTGGAGGCGGAGGCGGAGGCGGTAGTCACGGGGGTACTACTGGTGGTCTTGGTGGTAACTCCAATGCTGGCAATGGCGGTGCTGGCTCTGCCTATACTCCTGCTTCACCTGGGGCTAACGGGACTGCTACTACAGGAGGCGGTGCTGGTGGAGGTGGTGGAGTATCAAATTCTAATGTGTCAAGTGCTTTAGGTGGTGCTGGTGGCACAGGAGGTTCAGGTGTTGTAGTTATCGGATACTATGCGTAG
- a CDS encoding YmfQ family protein produces MKYLPGYYGKSKIFSSLLKVYENELNTNNNAISDLQDQMFIDTATWGLEAWEKELNINTDFSKPYDERREFIKSKLRGTGNCTIEMIKNTAKAYTNAEIEVIEDNANYSFVVKFVSVRGIPKNVQTFKSTIDAIKPAHMTYSLEYTYTTWGEVKAAAWSQIKKGTWEALKTREVI; encoded by the coding sequence TTGAAATATCTACCAGGTTATTATGGTAAAAGTAAAATATTTTCTTCCTTGTTAAAGGTCTATGAAAATGAATTAAATACCAATAATAACGCCATTTCAGATTTACAGGATCAGATGTTTATTGATACAGCAACCTGGGGGCTAGAGGCATGGGAAAAGGAACTGAATATCAACACAGACTTTTCCAAACCTTATGATGAGCGCAGAGAATTTATAAAATCCAAGTTGCGGGGGACAGGAAACTGTACCATTGAGATGATTAAAAATACTGCTAAGGCTTATACAAATGCTGAAATTGAAGTGATTGAAGATAATGCGAATTATTCCTTCGTTGTTAAATTTGTAAGTGTAAGGGGCATTCCTAAGAATGTGCAGACATTTAAAAGTACTATCGATGCAATAAAGCCTGCCCATATGACGTATAGCTTAGAATATACCTACACAACCTGGGGCGAAGTAAAAGCGGCAGCCTGGTCACAGATAAAAAAAGGAACTTGGGAAGCATTGAAAACAAGAGAGGTGATTTAA
- a CDS encoding DUF2634 domain-containing protein, which yields MFPEVKEFITTQENARTKMGKSFLFDFDSGDFTVVDGKVVECEGIEAVKVWIKKILFTEKNRFKIYESGEYGVSLKDFISGDYPAVFAEIEIEREIKEALLKNVDITAVHTFNFKKNGRTLNCSFTAETIYGTTGGEITI from the coding sequence ATGTTTCCAGAAGTAAAAGAATTTATAACAACACAGGAGAATGCACGGACTAAAATGGGGAAATCATTCCTATTTGATTTTGACAGTGGCGATTTTACTGTGGTTGACGGAAAAGTAGTGGAATGTGAAGGTATTGAGGCTGTAAAGGTCTGGATTAAAAAAATCCTTTTCACTGAAAAAAATCGGTTTAAGATTTACGAATCAGGAGAGTATGGGGTTAGTCTTAAGGATTTCATAAGTGGTGATTACCCCGCAGTTTTTGCAGAAATAGAAATAGAGCGGGAAATTAAAGAAGCCCTTCTGAAAAATGTAGACATTACAGCAGTACATACTTTTAATTTCAAGAAAAATGGAAGAACGCTTAATTGCAGTTTTACAGCAGAAACAATTTACGGAACGACAGGAGGTGAAATAACCATATGA
- a CDS encoding DUF2577 family protein, translating into MDALTELAILFKSRENPSVQDICVGKVLTELPDIKITVNGFILDKSRLVLAKHLINTYVTTSASIETHGEHVHSVEDLLQKGNRVIVIPTRDNSTYFVIDKVGDI; encoded by the coding sequence ATGGATGCATTAACGGAACTGGCAATCCTGTTTAAATCCAGAGAGAACCCTTCTGTACAAGACATCTGTGTTGGAAAAGTTCTGACAGAATTGCCGGATATAAAAATAACAGTAAATGGATTTATTTTGGATAAATCCAGACTGGTTCTTGCTAAACATTTAATAAATACTTATGTAACTACTAGTGCCAGTATCGAAACTCATGGTGAACATGTGCACTCTGTTGAGGACTTGCTTCAGAAAGGCAATCGGGTGATTGTTATCCCAACCAGAGATAATTCAACTTATTTCGTAATAGATAAAGTGGGTGATATTTAA
- a CDS encoding XkdQ/YqbQ family protein — protein MILTVKKHDIGSVEEYDISSMVGNVTLNSSLDTLGDQLDFEIAYSDMQYYPNFSVDTGDFVKLFDEGKKEVFIGIIISKSRSEKTQSFTCFDFAFYLNKSKIIKQFNGVRADAAIKSLLLELGVTVGTVADMPTIIKKIYYDKEVAQVLKDIIEEVTNATGVKYVMEMNEGKLWIFKDTELQINVKVKVADNLPMVDINETISNPSKKASMEDMKNSIVIYVGTDEKIKTIAEAKSDWMVKRYGLLRETISMEDKDIAQGRNIAQNKLKELCKVSFEGSVEVLGHFDLRAGRILVLNEPVTNLVGKYKIKSARHSIGKIHTTSLQLEEV, from the coding sequence ATGATTTTAACAGTGAAAAAGCATGATATTGGTTCTGTAGAAGAGTATGATATTAGTTCTATGGTAGGAAATGTGACTTTAAATAGTAGTCTGGATACTTTAGGGGATCAGTTGGACTTTGAAATTGCTTATTCTGACATGCAATATTATCCAAACTTTAGTGTGGATACTGGTGACTTTGTTAAATTATTTGATGAAGGGAAAAAAGAAGTCTTCATAGGCATAATTATTTCTAAATCCAGAAGTGAAAAAACGCAATCCTTTACCTGTTTTGATTTCGCATTTTATCTAAATAAGTCAAAAATAATCAAACAATTCAATGGAGTCCGAGCAGATGCTGCAATAAAATCACTTCTCCTGGAACTGGGGGTAACCGTGGGAACAGTGGCAGATATGCCTACTATAATAAAAAAGATTTATTATGATAAAGAGGTTGCTCAGGTACTTAAGGATATTATTGAAGAAGTGACCAATGCTACAGGTGTGAAGTATGTTATGGAGATGAATGAAGGAAAACTCTGGATCTTTAAAGATACAGAACTTCAGATAAATGTAAAAGTAAAAGTCGCAGACAACCTGCCTATGGTGGATATCAACGAAACCATAAGTAATCCTTCAAAAAAAGCGAGCATGGAAGATATGAAAAACAGCATAGTAATTTATGTGGGAACAGATGAAAAGATTAAAACAATTGCGGAAGCTAAAAGTGATTGGATGGTAAAAAGATATGGATTATTACGTGAAACCATCAGCATGGAAGACAAGGATATTGCACAGGGAAGAAATATTGCTCAGAACAAATTAAAGGAATTATGTAAAGTTTCATTTGAAGGAAGTGTTGAAGTATTGGGACATTTTGATTTAAGAGCTGGGAGAATATTAGTATTAAATGAACCAGTTACTAATTTAGTAGGAAAGTATAAGATTAAGTCTGCACGGCACAGTATAGGTAAAATACATACCACAAGTCTGCAACTGGAGGAGGTATAA
- a CDS encoding phage baseplate protein, with protein sequence MDIFLSINNREKVIQIPVLPPEFTIQSPSQNESYQTISTKEITLIGTMGLKTLSFSSIFPAQKVIYSKNCSMFGWEFVKEIEMMRDRRIPFRLIISETPINMPVTIESFEYGQKAGKKDINYSIEFKEFRFIQVKKNDFNSEKA encoded by the coding sequence ATGGATATATTTTTAAGTATTAATAACAGAGAAAAGGTCATTCAGATTCCAGTACTTCCTCCGGAATTCACCATTCAATCCCCCAGTCAAAATGAGTCTTATCAGACCATAAGCACAAAAGAGATTACCCTCATTGGAACGATGGGTCTTAAAACCTTAAGTTTTTCCAGTATATTTCCAGCACAAAAAGTGATTTACTCAAAGAATTGCTCTATGTTTGGATGGGAATTCGTAAAAGAAATAGAAATGATGCGAGATAGGAGGATTCCTTTCAGATTGATTATTTCTGAAACACCAATCAATATGCCAGTTACCATTGAGTCTTTTGAATATGGTCAGAAAGCAGGGAAAAAAGATATTAATTATTCCATAGAGTTTAAGGAATTCAGATTTATACAGGTGAAAAAAAATGATTTTAACAGTGAAAAAGCATGA
- a CDS encoding phage tail tape measure protein → MPQQSGDSGIKVSEKTIKQLDQIIAKVNKLKNKTITTTVNVKDKITKTLNEVIVKANKLKNKTITTTVNVKDRISKTLGEVILKINKLKNKTITTTVNVKGKISKTLSQVTSDIKNIKNKYKNTTSDDKDGEKKGNSKSAFGKVKGFIKDHAGDVAGFAKESISAAQAQQATELSFANTLKLKNKATKEQIDSILKLTSAQQQNGVVSDEVQMAGAQQLASYAGNTKNIKSLIPAMNNLLVAQKGLNGTSDDAVEVADLMGEGLNGQTEGLKAAGLAFSEAEGRVIRYGTKEERAAMLAKIISNNVGEANAKIAGTDVGAIQRAQNLFGDLKEQIGTMLLPYLAKFAKWFSDNQPMIKGVIDSIAKAIVTGIEKVSTFFQNIAQFISKHQDGIIFVIGFIGAIAGLIGIINLVAAVITTVITIMGILTVAQSLFNLTLLGCPIIWIIVGIGLLIAAIVGLIVYWDKIKAAAASLGKALFSKFKNIKDSVVGFFKNMASGIREHWGAIIEFLRHPIKGVTKLIQEYDESSKGTGEKGHKETKGKQGTNAEPHSGTVQKGTKAHKALGTSYWKGGLTYINERGGEIVDLPNGSRVIPADKSERMMNSGSVSIGNIYITTKGVTANEVVNEIVPKLKLALANL, encoded by the coding sequence ATGCCTCAACAAAGTGGTGATTCAGGTATAAAAGTAAGCGAGAAAACAATTAAGCAATTAGATCAGATAATAGCCAAGGTTAATAAATTAAAGAATAAGACCATAACAACCACAGTGAATGTCAAAGACAAGATAACCAAAACCCTGAATGAAGTTATTGTAAAAGCGAATAAGTTAAAGAATAAAACGATAACTACTACAGTGAATGTTAAAGACAGAATAAGCAAAACTCTGGGTGAAGTCATCTTAAAAATAAATAAGTTAAAGAATAAAACGATAACTACCACTGTAAACGTTAAAGGGAAAATAAGCAAAACTTTGAGTCAGGTTACAAGCGATATAAAAAACATAAAGAATAAGTATAAAAATACTACTTCTGATGATAAAGATGGAGAAAAGAAAGGTAATTCAAAATCAGCATTTGGAAAGGTTAAAGGCTTTATAAAAGATCATGCTGGAGATGTTGCTGGCTTTGCAAAAGAAAGTATAAGTGCAGCACAGGCTCAGCAAGCAACGGAATTAAGTTTTGCTAATACATTAAAGTTAAAGAATAAAGCCACAAAAGAGCAGATTGATTCAATTTTAAAGCTTACTTCTGCTCAACAGCAAAATGGTGTAGTCAGTGATGAGGTTCAGATGGCAGGAGCACAGCAACTGGCTAGCTATGCAGGAAATACCAAAAATATAAAATCCTTAATTCCTGCAATGAATAACCTTTTAGTTGCACAAAAAGGGCTTAATGGTACTTCTGACGATGCAGTTGAAGTAGCCGATTTAATGGGAGAAGGATTAAATGGGCAAACTGAAGGGCTGAAAGCCGCAGGTTTAGCTTTTAGCGAAGCTGAGGGCAGAGTAATAAGATACGGGACTAAGGAAGAACGAGCTGCAATGCTTGCAAAAATAATTAGTAACAATGTGGGAGAGGCTAACGCCAAAATAGCAGGAACAGACGTGGGCGCTATTCAGCGGGCACAAAATCTATTTGGAGACTTAAAAGAACAGATAGGAACAATGCTTTTACCTTATTTAGCTAAGTTTGCAAAATGGTTTTCTGATAATCAACCAATGATTAAAGGCGTTATAGATTCAATAGCTAAGGCCATAGTCACTGGAATCGAAAAAGTCTCCACATTTTTTCAGAACATTGCTCAGTTCATCAGTAAACATCAAGATGGCATAATATTTGTAATAGGTTTTATAGGTGCAATTGCGGGACTAATAGGAATTATAAATTTAGTTGCAGCAGTTATTACTACTGTTATTACTATCATGGGAATTCTGACAGTGGCACAAAGTCTCTTTAATCTTACACTTTTAGGATGCCCAATAATCTGGATTATAGTGGGTATAGGCTTACTGATTGCTGCAATAGTAGGACTAATTGTGTACTGGGATAAAATAAAAGCTGCGGCAGCCAGTTTAGGTAAAGCTTTATTTTCAAAGTTTAAAAATATAAAAGATTCTGTGGTTGGATTTTTTAAAAATATGGCCTCTGGTATTCGAGAACACTGGGGGGCCATAATTGAATTCCTAAGGCATCCAATTAAAGGTGTGACTAAATTAATTCAAGAGTATGATGAGTCATCAAAGGGTACAGGTGAGAAAGGGCATAAAGAAACTAAAGGAAAACAGGGCACTAATGCAGAGCCTCACTCCGGTACTGTACAGAAGGGTACCAAAGCCCATAAAGCATTAGGAACATCCTATTGGAAAGGTGGATTGACTTATATCAACGAGCGTGGCGGTGAAATTGTAGATTTACCGAATGGCTCAAGAGTCATTCCAGCTGATAAGAGTGAGCGGATGATGAATAGTGGAAGCGTAAGTATTGGAAACATATACATCACCACGAAAGGTGTAACCGCAAACGAAGTGGTTAATGAAATTGTTCCCAAGTTAAAACTGGCACTTGCAAATTTATAG
- a CDS encoding phage tail tube protein, with protein MINQNRVLSGCNGNVWLNGKLLAQVKSIEAKITGNFEEVNFVGDYTTHHAYTGWAGEGTLVLHKIDSTVLSLVKNTYKTGELPDINIVTQLKDNSTGKSERVSLGNVIITEMMLAKIEGKALVEEEIPFKFSDYDVLETI; from the coding sequence ATGATTAATCAGAATAGAGTTTTAAGCGGATGTAATGGAAATGTGTGGCTTAACGGTAAACTATTAGCACAGGTAAAAAGTATTGAGGCTAAAATCACAGGCAATTTTGAAGAAGTAAATTTTGTGGGAGATTACACAACACACCACGCCTATACAGGGTGGGCTGGTGAAGGTACTCTGGTACTGCATAAAATCGACAGTACTGTTTTAAGTCTGGTAAAGAACACTTACAAAACAGGAGAATTACCAGATATTAATATAGTTACTCAGCTAAAGGATAATTCAACGGGAAAGTCAGAAAGAGTTTCACTGGGTAATGTGATCATTACAGAAATGATGCTTGCCAAGATTGAGGGCAAAGCACTGGTTGAGGAAGAAATACCTTTCAAATTCAGTGACTATGATGTACTGGAAACAATTTAG